One Hypanus sabinus isolate sHypSab1 chromosome 4, sHypSab1.hap1, whole genome shotgun sequence genomic region harbors:
- the ndufb4 gene encoding NADH dehydrogenase [ubiquinone] 1 beta subcomplex subunit 4, giving the protein MAQYREAPLASRPHTLDPREYTEQSVEERRAQQERLAIRSRLKLQYLRQLNDPTRAEPMQDPAITRWVYARTLNHIYPNFRPSPKTSLIGFFCGVVPLFFWYYVFKTDRDRKEKLISEGMERPFSLSS; this is encoded by the exons ATGGCGCAGTATCGGGAGGCGCCGCTCGCCAGCCGGCCCCACACCCTTGACCCCAGGGAGTACACGGAGCAGAGTGTGGAGGAGCGGCGGGCTCAGCAGGAGCGGCTGGCGATTCGCTCCCGCCTCAAGCTGCAGTACCTGCGGCAGCTGAACGACCCGACGCGGGCGGAGCCGATG CAAGATCCAGCCATAACTCGCTGGGTATATGCTCGCACTCTGAACCATATCTATCCCAACTTCCGTCCAAGTCCTAAGACATCACTAATAGGATTTTTCTGCGGTGTAGTACCTCTGTTCTTCTGGTACTACGTCTTCAAAACCGATCGG GATCGTAAAGAAAAGCTTATTAGTGAAGGAATGGAGCGGCCGTTTAGTTTATCATCATGA